One Neomonachus schauinslandi chromosome 9, ASM220157v2, whole genome shotgun sequence DNA segment encodes these proteins:
- the LOC110585527 gene encoding olfactory receptor 4S2-like: MQLMFFALFLLFYIVIMVGNLLILLTVFSDPRLHTPMYFFLSNLSFVDIAYSSATAPKMIADFVSEKKTISYWGCVTQMFTFHFFGCAEIFVLAIMAFDRYAAICQPLRYTTIMSANACIVLASLSWLGALGHSFFQTLLTFQLPFCNNQVIDHYFCDVHPVLKLACADTTLVNMLVIANSGLISLGCFLILLASYTVILFSLRKRSSESQRKALSTCGSHFTVVTFFFVPCIFIYLRPSTTFPLDKAVSVFYTTITPMLNPLIYTLRNEDVKNAMKRIWSHKVSLKEKQKG, translated from the coding sequence ATGCAACTGATGTTCTTTGCCTTATTTCTCCTCTTCTACATCGTGATCATGGTGGGAAATCTGCTCATTCTGCTTACGGTGTTTTCTGATCCCCGGCTCCATACACCCATGTATTTCTTCCTCAGTAACCTGTCCTTTGTGGACATTGCCTATTCCTCAGCCACAGCACCCAAGATGATTGCAGACTTTGTTTCTGAGAAAAAGACCATTTCCTACTGGGGCTGTGTAACTCAGATGTTTACCTTCCACTTTTTTGGTTGTGCTGAGATTTTTGTCTTGGCCATTATGGCTTTTGACCGCTATGCTGCCATCTGCCAACCTCTCCGTTATACTACCATCATGAGTGCCAATGCTTGTATTGTGCTGGCATCACTGTCCTGGTTGGGAGCCCTGGGTCATTCCTTTTTTCAGACCCTCCTGACCTTTCAGCTGCCTTTCTGCAATAATCAGGTCATTGACCACTACTTTTGTGATGTCCACCCAGTCCTAAAACTTGCCTGTGCTGATACAACCCTGGTAAACATGTTGGTGATTGCCAACAGTGGTCTCATCTCTCTGGGGTGCTTCCTCATTCTTCTGGCCTCCTACACTGTCATTCTATTTAGTCTTCGCAAGCGGTCTTCAGAGAGCCAGCGCAAGGCTCTCTCAACCTGTGGGTCTCATTTCACTGTAGTAACTTTCTTCTTTGTCCCTTGTATCTTTATTTATCTCCGTCCATCCACTACTTTCCCACTAGATAAGGCTGTGTCTGTGTTCTATACTACCATCACCCCAATGTTAAACCCACTCATCTACACTCTAAGGAATGAGGATGTAAAGAATGCCATGAAACGGATATGGAGTCACAAGGTCTCCTTGAAGGAAAAGCAGAAGGGATAG
- the LOC110585374 gene encoding olfactory receptor 4N4C, with protein MENDNSTVVKEFILLGLTQSRGIQLLVFVLILTFYLTILPGNFLIILTIRSDPGLTAPLYFFWGNLAFLDASYSFIVAPRMLVDFVSEKKIISYRGCITQLFFLHFLGGGEGLLLVVMAFDRYIAICRPLHYSTVMNPRVCYALLLALWLGGFIHSIIQVALILRLPFCGPNQLDNFFCDVPQVIKLACTDTFVVELLMVFNSGLMTLLCFLGLLSSYAIILCHVRGSASEGKTKALSTCSTHVIIILLMFGPAIFIYTRPFRALPADKVVSFFHTVIFPLMNPVIYTLRNQEVKTSMRRLLSRHVVC; from the coding sequence ATGGAAAATGACAATAGCACAGTGGTGAAAGAATTCATCCTTCTTGGTCTGACCCAGTCTCGAGGTATTCAGCTCCTGGTCTTTGTGCTGATTTTAACTTTCTATCTCACCATCCTCCCTGGAAATTTCCTCATCATCCTTACCATCAGATCAGACCCTGGCCTCACAGCCCCACTCTACTTTTTTTGGGGCAACTTGGCCTTCCTGGATGCATCCTATTCCTTCATTGTAGCTCCCAGGATGCTGGTGGACTTTGTTTCTGAGAAGAAGATAATCTCCTATAGGGGTTGCATCACTCAGCTCTTTTTCTTGCACTTCcttggaggaggggaaggattACTCCTTGTTGTGATGGCCTTTGACCGCTACATTGCCATCTGTCGGCCTTTACACTATTCAACTGTCATGAACCCTAGAGTTTGCTATGCCTTGCTGCTGGCTCTGTGGCTTGGAGGATTTATCCACTCCATTATCCAGGTGGCCCTCATCCTCCGTTTGCCCTTCTGTGGCCCAAATCAACTGGATAACTTCTTCTGTGATGTGCCACAAGTCATCAAGCTGGCCTGCACAGACACTTTTGTGGTGGAGCTTCTGATGGTCTTCAACAGTGGTCTGATGACCCTTCTGTGCTTTCTGGGGCTGTTGTCTTCCTATGCCATCATCCTCTGCCATGTACGTGGGTCTGCTTCTGAAGGGAAGACCAAAGCACTGTCCACATGCTCCACTCATGTCATTATTATACTTCTCATGTTTGGACCTGCCATCTTCATCTACACTCGCCCCTTCAGGGCCTTGCCAGCTGACAAGGTAGTTTCCTTCTTCCATACTGTGATCTTTCCATTAATGAACCCTGTGATTTATACCCTTCGCAACCAGGAAGTGAAAACTTCCATGAGGAGGTTATTGAGTCGGCATGTGGTCTGCTGA
- the LOC110585359 gene encoding olfactory receptor 4N2, with the protein MEETIITTLLLDVLQAEDMENDNRTVVKEFILLGLTQSRDTQLLVFVLVLIFYLIILPGNFLIILTIRSDPGLTAPLYFFLGNLAFLDASYSFIVAPRMLVDFVSEKKIISYRGCITQLFFLHFLGGGEGLLLVVMAFDRYIAICWPLHYSTVMNPRVCYALLLALWLGGFIHSIIQVALILRLPFCGPNQLDNFFCDVPQVIKLACTDTFVVELLMVFNSGLMTLLCFLGLLASYAVILCRVHGSSSEGKSKAVSTCTTHIIVIFLMFGPGIFIYTRPFRAFPADKVVSLFHTVIFPLLNPVIYTLRNQEVKASMRKLFNQHIA; encoded by the coding sequence ATGGaagaaacaataataacaactCTGCTTCTTGATGTACTGCAGGCAGAGGACATGGAAAATGACAACAGAACAGTGGTGAAAGAATTCATCCTTCTTGGTCTGACCCAGTCTCGAGATACTCAGCTCCTGGTCTTTGTGctagttttaattttctatctCATCATCCTCCCTGGAAATTTCCTCATCATCCTTACCATCAGATCAGACCCTGGCCTCACAGCCCCACTCTACTTTTTTTTGGGCAACTTAGCCTTCCTGGATGCATCCTATTCCTTCATTGTAGCTCCCAGGATGCTGGTGGACTTTGTTTCTGAGAAGAAGATAATCTCCTATAGGGGTTGCATCACTCAGCTCTTTTTCTTGCACTtccttgggggaggggaaggattaCTCCTTGTTGTGATGGCCTTTGACCGCTACATTGCCATCTGTTGGCCTTTACACTATTCAACTGTCATGAACCCTAGAGTTTGCTATGCCTTGCTACTGGCTCTGTGGCTTGGAGGATTTATCCACTCCATTATCCAGGTGGCCCTCATCCTCCGTTTGCCCTTCTGTGGCCCAAACCAACTGGATAACTTCTTCTGTGATGTACCACAGGTCATCAAGCTAGCCTGCACAGACACTTTTGTGGTGGAGCTTCTGATGGTCTTCAACAGTGGTCTGATGACCCTTCTGTGCTTCCTGGGCCTTCTGGCTTCCTATGCAGTCATCCTCTGCCGTGTACATGGGTCTTCCTCTGAGGGGAAGAGCAAGGCTGTTTCCACATGCACCACCCATATCATTGTTATATTTCTCATGTTTGGGCCTGGCATCTTCATCTATACTCGCCCCTTCAGAGCCTTCCCAGCTGACAAGGTGGTTTCTCTTTTTCACACAGTGATCTTTCCTTTGTTGAATCCTGTGATTTATACCCTTCGCAACCAGGAAGTAAAAGCTTCTATGAGGAAGCTGTTTAATCAGCACATAGCctaa